The following proteins are encoded in a genomic region of Musa acuminata AAA Group cultivar baxijiao chromosome BXJ2-11, Cavendish_Baxijiao_AAA, whole genome shotgun sequence:
- the LOC135626177 gene encoding uncharacterized protein LOC135626177, with protein MSLPFQQQQLPPPPPVYATSYRAHGESVGPVIAVLAVIAVLGVIAGIVGRLCSGRTIMGYGHYDLEGWFEQKCASCIDGRLEVARPSANGTGAAQQAKPSDRRPEAPAEAAES; from the coding sequence ATGTCGCTCCCGTTCCAGCAGCAGCAGTTGCCCCCGCCGCCCCCGGTGTACGCGACGTCGTACCGAGCTCATGGCGAGTCCGTGGGGCCGGTGATCGCCGTTCTGGCGGTGATCGCCGTCCTGGGCGTGATCGCTGGGATCGTGGGGCGGCTGTGCTCCGGCCGGACCATAATGGGGTACGGGCACTACGACCTGGAAGGGTGGTTCGAGCAGAAGTGCGCCTCCTGCATCGACGGGAGGCTGGAGGTGGCGCGGCCCAGCGCCAATGGGACCGGGGCGGCGCAGCAGGCCAAGCCGTCGGATCGGCGGCCGGAGGCCCCAGCGGAGGCCGCGGAGTCGTGA
- the LOC103971863 gene encoding uncharacterized protein LOC103971863 isoform X2: MQPSLVENQRNIVSKNNDVIWEFDGLHLENSTETASEELMLEMQRLLYEDLREELIRRELEFFEKEDEYLAQAVLENMNLNDNQLGNHSFDSIEWSQWWGTVILLHPVNAENNKVWCPICKRGELRENHHIICCTNCNLRFDAGIDKLNLNFLKSRLGEVHMDHLNRGCKATPSFCMQAMFNLNALFIQCEVCDTFEIVI; encoded by the exons ATGCAGCCATCTTTAGTTGAAAATCAGAGAAACATTGTTTCCAAGAACAATGATGTAATATGGGAATTTGATGGCCTGCATTTGGAAAACTCAACTGAAACTGCAAGTGAAGAGCTGATGTTGGAGATGCAAAGACTTCTATACGAGGACCTGAGAGAGGAGTTAATTAGGAGAG AGCTTGAATTTTTCGAAAAGGAAGATGAatacttagctcaagcagttttgGAAAACATGAATCTTAATGACAACCAG TTGGGCAATCACAGCTTTGACTCCATTGAATGGAGCCAATGGTGGGGGACAGTCATTCTACTACATCCAGTG AATGCTGAAAACAACAAAGTATGGTGCCCAATCTGCAAAAGAGGAGAACTGCGAGAGAATCATCATATCATATGCTGTACTAATTGCAATCTTCGGTTTGATGCTGGAATCGATAAG TTAAATCTGAACTTCCTCAAAAGCCGGTTGGGTGAGGTGCACATGGATCATCTGAACAGAGGATGCAAAGCAACACCTAGTTTCTGTATGCAGGCTATGTTCAATCTCAATGCACTTTTTATACAATGTGAAGTATGTGATACATTTGAAATCGTGATATAA
- the LOC103971863 gene encoding uncharacterized protein LOC103971863 isoform X1: MDGDRQRRAPLKSRHPDLKEKLRQCCLERIKEERNQLLWKIRSNRQQSQETEDIVESTLREIVSDELQRMQPSLVENQRNIVSKNNDVIWEFDGLHLENSTETASEELMLEMQRLLYEDLREELIRRELEFFEKEDEYLAQAVLENMNLNDNQNAENNKVWCPICKRGELRENHHIICCTNCNLRFDAGIDKLNLNFLKSRLGEVHMDHLNRGCKATPSFCMQAMFNLNALFIQCEVCDTFEIVI, encoded by the exons ATGGATGGGGATCGGCAAAGAAGAGCGCCCCTCAAATCCCGTCATCCCGATTTGAAAGAGAAG CTTAGACAGTGTTGCTTGGAAAGAATCAAAGAGGAGAGAAACCAATTACTATGGAAGATCAGGTCGAACAGGCAGCAATCTCAAGAGACAGAG GACATTGTGGAGTCAACATTGAGGGAAATAGTTTCTGATGAGCTGCAGAGAATGCAGCCATCTTTAGTTGAAAATCAGAGAAACATTGTTTCCAAGAACAATGATGTAATATGGGAATTTGATGGCCTGCATTTGGAAAACTCAACTGAAACTGCAAGTGAAGAGCTGATGTTGGAGATGCAAAGACTTCTATACGAGGACCTGAGAGAGGAGTTAATTAGGAGAG AGCTTGAATTTTTCGAAAAGGAAGATGAatacttagctcaagcagttttgGAAAACATGAATCTTAATGACAACCAG AATGCTGAAAACAACAAAGTATGGTGCCCAATCTGCAAAAGAGGAGAACTGCGAGAGAATCATCATATCATATGCTGTACTAATTGCAATCTTCGGTTTGATGCTGGAATCGATAAG TTAAATCTGAACTTCCTCAAAAGCCGGTTGGGTGAGGTGCACATGGATCATCTGAACAGAGGATGCAAAGCAACACCTAGTTTCTGTATGCAGGCTATGTTCAATCTCAATGCACTTTTTATACAATGTGAAGTATGTGATACATTTGAAATCGTGATATAA